A stretch of DNA from Methanolinea mesophila:
TGCTCTTCCTTCCGGATAAATTCCGCCAGTTCCGGGACCATGGGGACCTCGTGGGAGAGCTCCAGGTAGCCCTTCAGCGCGGTCACCTGGTTGATGATATCGTGCCTGGTGATGCTCGAGAGCAGGTTGAGCTTCCGGTTCACGACCTGGAGCGCGAGTTCTGTCCGCTTCCGGTCCTGGATGTCGTAACACGCACCGAGATACCCGGAGAAATTTCCTTCAAGGTCGTAAAAGGGTTTCCCTGATGCCAGGATCCAGTGATAGGTTCCGTCATGGCTCTTGAGACGAAACTCCATCTCGAACGTCTTTTTCGCCTGGAACGACCTGCGGTAGGTTTCTTCGACCGCCGCACGGTCATCGGGGTGGACGCCGTCCTTCCATCCGTCATGGTATTCCTGCTCCAGGCTCCTGCCGGTAAATGAGAGCCATTCCCTGTTGAAATAGTCGAACGTGCCTGACAGGTCCGAACGCCAGACCGGGTTTGGAAAATCGTCGAAGAGCTTGAGGTAATAATCCCTTGATCTCCGGATGGTCTCCTCGACCGCCTTGAGCCTGGTCACGTCCACCACGATGACCCCGATCCCGATGGTCCTGCCCCCCCGGATCCGGATGGGGTAGAGATTGGCCAGAAATCTCTGCGCCATGACCGAACGCGGAACATCCTCGCCGGGAACGTCGATCCCGGTAACCGGAACCCCGTTACTGAGTACCTGTGTGAATATGGGTCCCAGTGCCGGCCAGTAGTCCGGGATAAGTTCGACGAGCATCTTACCGGTCTGTTCGTTGCGCGGGACCGGGCTGAACCCTGCCAGAGCTGAATTTGTAATGATCACCCTGAAATCCGTATCCACGAACCCGAACCCTATCGGGGAGTTCTCGAACAGGGTGGTGTACAATGCGAGAGATTCCTCTGCTGTTTTTTTTGCCTCCGAAAGGGCGATTTCGGCCCGTTTTCTCGGGGTGATGTCCTGGTTGGCCCCGTGAGTCTTCACCGTTTTCCCTTCCGCGTCCTTCGTTATCCGGATTCGGACCACGATAAAGCGTATCTCGCCGTCCCTCCGTATGATCCGGTGCTCCACCTCCGATACGTAGTCCGGGTCTGTGGCCGTGATTGCCTTTTCGACCTCATGTGCGACCACCCCTGAATCGTCGGGGTGCACGAATTCCCGGGCGTACACCTCCGCGGACATGGTGTACCCTCCCTCGCGTTCGGCACTGGTCCCGTAGAGTGCGTAAAAACGGTCGTTAAAGGTGAAGATCCCGGATGGGACATCGAACTCCCAGTCGGCCATATGCGCCTGGTCCATGGCTTCCTCGAGGAAGAAATTGCTTTTTTTCAGGGCGGCCTCGGCCTCTGCCCGCTCGGTGATATCCTGGGTCACGCCGAAGGCCTTGATCGTTCTTCCCCCGTCATCCTTGGTGATCCTCACCCGCACGGTGACGTAGCGGATCACCCCGTCCCTGCGGAGGATCCGGTGCTCGGACTCGGAGATAAACCCCGGGTCTTTGGTGTGCAACGCCTTCTCCACCTCGCGGCCGATGATACCCGCGTCCTCGGGGTAGAGGAACTCATGGATATAGGTCCCGGTCGGCATGGTGTACCCTCCCTCGCGTTCTGCGCTGGTCCCATGCAGGGCGTAGAACCGGTCGTTGAACGTGAAGACCCCTTTTTGGGGGTCGGCTTCCCAATAGGCCATGTGAGCCTGGTCCAGGGCATCCTCGAGCAGGGAATGGCTCTCTTGCAGGGCCTCCTCCGTCTCTTTCCGTTCGGTGACATCACGGATCGACTCTATTGCCCCTGCAATCTTCCCCTCGTCATCGTAAACAGGACTCGCCTTCCCCCAGAGGACTTGTTTTCTCCCGTCCGGACGGGAAATGGTCACTTCTGCGATGAGGATTTCACGGTCCTTCCGGATTACTCCGGGGTACATCTCGGTTACCCCGGGGCCGGGATCGAGGACCATATCTATCAGTATCGGGCGCCGTTTGCCATAGAACGGGATGGCGTACTCCTGGTTTCCCTTCCCGATCATCTCATCGGCACCAACACCCGTGAGCTCCTCCATGGCCCGGTTCCAGGTGATCACCACCCCCTGCCGGTCGACCACGAGGACCGCGTCGGGGATAAAGTCGATAATATCGGAGAGCCGTCGTTCCGACTGCTTCAGCGCCTGTTCGGCGATCTCCCTTCTTGCGATATCGTTACTGAGCGCTTCAGTCCGCTCCTGCACCCGCTTTTCCAGATCTTCCCTCGACTTCCTCAACTGCGCATCGACGACCCGCCGTTCGGCGACCACTGCGATGAGGATTATTCCGGTCATGCTGGTGATGGCGATAAATCCCTCGGTGGTGAACAGCTGGATGGCCAGGGTCTGGCCGGAGAACGGCCCGGTCCCGGTGATCACCGCCCTGACGGCGAAGACCCCCGCGAGGGCCGATGCGGCGGTGACATGCCGTTCGCCGAGCCGGAAGACCGCCCACACGATAAAGATCAGGACCACGTAGGGCATCCCCCTCGTGATTGCCGGGGAGAATCCGGTAGAGAAGATGAAATACGCCGTGAACACCAGGGCGACATAAAAAAGGGCGTATTCGGTGAGATATCTCGTTGGGAACTTCAGGGCGGAAGGTCTGGACCAGGAGATAATGAGCGGAGTCGCGACGAGGATTCCCATAACGTCTCCGACCCACCAGATGGCGGCATTCGCTGCATACTCCCCGGGAAGGATCGCGCCGAACGCGTAGAGCGTGGATACTCCCGTGACGGCTGCTGCGGTGCAGGCGACTCCGGTCCCGAGGGCAAACCCGGCAACCCCGGAGAGTCTGCAGTAAAACGGCCCGGATCCTGAGATCCTCTGCACCACGGTATAGAAGATCCATGCCTCCGCAACGTTTCCGAGACCGTAGAAAACCAGGATAGTGGGGGAAAGTCCGGTATAGAGGTTTCCGATGACCTCGCCGAGCCATACCCCGGGTAAAATTCTCGGCCCGAATAAGAGAACGGCCGCCGCGGCTATTCCCGTCGGGAGCCAGATCGTGCTGATATTCCCCTCGCCGATGGAAAAGAACAGGCTGAGCCTCGCAAAAACTACGTATGCGATGACGAGAACTGCATTCCGCACGAGGTCCGCACGATATTTTTTCAGGTCAGGTAACAGGGGCACTCCTCCTCGGGCCAGGAATATTCCGGGGATAACAGGTCAGGCGGTATGAGGGAATATTATCCCGGATATGAAAAATCTTCTCCGGGAAACCAGGGACTGACCGTGCCACCGGTAATCCCGGAAAAAAAGGGGCCGATCCAAGGACAGGATCGATCAGGGACCCGGGTTTATCGACTGGAACGGCACGATCTCGTCGTATACCTTAATCCTTCCTACCTGTGGCGCGGTCACCCAGATCTCCACCCGGTTATTGTATACGCTGCAGGGGAAGGTGACATTCTGCCCCATGTAGAACGGCGCATACATGGACTGGGTCTGCACGTTGCCGTCCGGAGTCGTAAGACTCACGTCGGCCTGGGAGTCGAGGTTAAACCCGTTCCCACCCCGGATGGAGACCATCATGATCGGGTTTGCGGTGTTGCCGTTGCTCTGTACCT
This window harbors:
- a CDS encoding PAS domain S-box protein → MPLLPDLKKYRADLVRNAVLVIAYVVFARLSLFFSIGEGNISTIWLPTGIAAAAVLLFGPRILPGVWLGEVIGNLYTGLSPTILVFYGLGNVAEAWIFYTVVQRISGSGPFYCRLSGVAGFALGTGVACTAAAVTGVSTLYAFGAILPGEYAANAAIWWVGDVMGILVATPLIISWSRPSALKFPTRYLTEYALFYVALVFTAYFIFSTGFSPAITRGMPYVVLIFIVWAVFRLGERHVTAASALAGVFAVRAVITGTGPFSGQTLAIQLFTTEGFIAITSMTGIILIAVVAERRVVDAQLRKSREDLEKRVQERTEALSNDIARREIAEQALKQSERRLSDIIDFIPDAVLVVDRQGVVITWNRAMEELTGVGADEMIGKGNQEYAIPFYGKRRPILIDMVLDPGPGVTEMYPGVIRKDREILIAEVTISRPDGRKQVLWGKASPVYDDEGKIAGAIESIRDVTERKETEEALQESHSLLEDALDQAHMAYWEADPQKGVFTFNDRFYALHGTSAEREGGYTMPTGTYIHEFLYPEDAGIIGREVEKALHTKDPGFISESEHRILRRDGVIRYVTVRVRITKDDGGRTIKAFGVTQDITERAEAEAALKKSNFFLEEAMDQAHMADWEFDVPSGIFTFNDRFYALYGTSAEREGGYTMSAEVYAREFVHPDDSGVVAHEVEKAITATDPDYVSEVEHRIIRRDGEIRFIVVRIRITKDAEGKTVKTHGANQDITPRKRAEIALSEAKKTAEESLALYTTLFENSPIGFGFVDTDFRVIITNSALAGFSPVPRNEQTGKMLVELIPDYWPALGPIFTQVLSNGVPVTGIDVPGEDVPRSVMAQRFLANLYPIRIRGGRTIGIGVIVVDVTRLKAVEETIRRSRDYYLKLFDDFPNPVWRSDLSGTFDYFNREWLSFTGRSLEQEYHDGWKDGVHPDDRAAVEETYRRSFQAKKTFEMEFRLKSHDGTYHWILASGKPFYDLEGNFSGYLGACYDIQDRKRTELALQVVNRKLNLLSSITRHDIINQVTALKGYLELSHEVPMVPELAEFIRKEEQVTEAIERQILFTRDYQDMGVTSPVWQDVRTTIVGAMSGLPMRDCDVKVEFTGLEVYADPLLEKVFFNLIDNALRYGGSKMTNIRFSARRSGDTEVIVCEDDGEGITAEDKLHLFERGHGKHTGLGLFLSREILAITGITILETSGIGTGARFEITVPDGAFRWAEGENG